From Pelotomaculum isophthalicicum JI, one genomic window encodes:
- a CDS encoding SDR family oxidoreductase — MSTFLVTGGGGFIGSNLTIALVEQGHKVKVLDNFSTGSLDNLTPVLNEIAVHKGDLRNLNDVRQAVKGVDAVFHQGALPSVPRSVADPLTTSEVNINGTLNIFQASRDAGVRRVVYASSSSVYGVNDILPKVESMTPCPMSPYAATKLAGEVFGRIFYELYGLETVGLRYFNVFGPRQNPKSEYAAVIPRFIKALLDKTPPVVYGDGEQSRDFTFVDDVVQANLLSWRAAGVAGKVVNIAGGNRITLNGLLNVLKGITGSQMEAIYSEARPGDVKHSMASIEKASGLLGFSPKTSLEKGLRSTVEWLKNIVRPG, encoded by the coding sequence ATGAGTACTTTTCTGGTCACCGGAGGGGGGGGCTTCATTGGTTCTAACCTAACCATCGCTCTGGTTGAGCAAGGCCATAAGGTAAAGGTTTTGGATAATTTTTCTACCGGCAGCCTGGACAATTTGACGCCGGTTTTGAATGAAATAGCGGTGCATAAAGGGGATCTGCGAAACCTTAATGATGTCCGGCAGGCTGTTAAGGGAGTTGATGCAGTTTTTCACCAGGGCGCGTTGCCGTCAGTGCCGAGGTCGGTGGCAGACCCATTGACGACCAGTGAAGTTAATATTAACGGGACACTGAATATTTTTCAGGCCTCCAGGGATGCCGGCGTCAGGAGAGTGGTCTATGCTTCCTCATCTTCTGTTTATGGTGTCAATGATATCCTTCCAAAAGTTGAAAGTATGACTCCCTGCCCAATGTCGCCTTATGCGGCTACCAAACTTGCCGGGGAAGTATTCGGAAGGATTTTTTATGAGCTGTATGGTTTGGAAACAGTGGGACTGAGGTATTTTAACGTTTTTGGTCCGCGGCAAAACCCAAAATCAGAGTATGCCGCGGTTATTCCCCGGTTTATCAAAGCATTGTTGGATAAAACGCCGCCGGTAGTATACGGTGACGGAGAGCAGTCCCGGGATTTTACTTTCGTTGACGATGTTGTCCAGGCAAATCTTTTGTCCTGGCGGGCGGCGGGAGTTGCCGGGAAAGTTGTCAATATCGCCGGTGGCAACAGAATTACTTTGAATGGGTTATTGAATGTTTTAAAGGGAATTACCGGCTCGCAAATGGAGGCAATATATTCTGAAGCACGGCCGGGTGATGTAAAGCACTCAATGGCGAGCATAGAAAAAGCTTCCGGTCTACTCGGTTTTTCTCCAAAAACCAGTTTAGAAAAAGGATTAAGGTCAACAGTTGAATGGTTAAAAAACATAGTGCGCCCCGGGTAA
- a CDS encoding glycosyltransferase family 4 protein, producing the protein MVKKHSAPRVIHVTTIGITSYRALLAQCRYFRQKGVEVGFVFSPSPEGEMLRQLGFPVEEIYIDRKINIWSDSRSIYKLLRYFRTVRPDIVHTHTSKAGVVGRVAARLAGVPNIIHTVHGFPFHPGMPKLKRWVYEQIERRMAGITDFMLSQSEEDVVNASNMGIKPRKGDLLHIGNGVDLAEFDPDEYSSGRRFRVRERLAIGEKEPVITMIGRINQEKGYHDLVDALQTVRDIPWQALFIGPDEGFLSILTQQINSCELQDRIGILGPRSDIADLLAVTDIYVLPSYREGLPRSLIEAQAMALPCVATNIRGCREVVEEGVTGFLITPGDSETMGGVLRKLLLDPGLRLRMGQEGRKRVRRYFDEAEVSRKVMSVYEEVLKYEKNSYYHKQL; encoded by the coding sequence ATGGTTAAAAAACATAGTGCGCCCCGGGTAATTCATGTAACCACAATCGGTATAACTTCTTACCGGGCTCTGCTGGCTCAATGCAGGTACTTCCGCCAGAAAGGTGTTGAGGTGGGGTTTGTTTTCAGCCCTTCCCCAGAGGGTGAGATGCTGCGTCAATTGGGATTCCCGGTAGAGGAGATTTATATCGACAGAAAGATTAATATCTGGTCAGATTCGAGGTCGATATATAAATTGCTCCGTTATTTCCGGACCGTAAGACCGGATATTGTCCATACCCATACTTCCAAGGCGGGAGTAGTGGGCAGGGTGGCTGCCAGACTCGCGGGTGTTCCCAACATCATTCACACAGTACATGGATTTCCCTTTCACCCGGGAATGCCAAAGCTTAAACGATGGGTCTATGAGCAAATTGAGAGACGAATGGCCGGGATCACGGACTTCATGCTGTCCCAAAGTGAAGAGGATGTTGTTAACGCTTCTAATATGGGTATTAAGCCGCGTAAGGGTGATTTGCTGCACATTGGCAACGGTGTTGACCTGGCTGAATTTGATCCGGACGAATATTCCTCCGGGCGGAGATTCCGTGTCAGGGAAAGACTGGCAATCGGTGAAAAAGAGCCGGTAATTACGATGATCGGCCGCATTAATCAGGAAAAAGGATACCATGATTTGGTCGATGCGCTGCAAACGGTTAGGGATATTCCGTGGCAGGCTCTTTTTATCGGCCCTGACGAGGGTTTTTTGTCCATCTTAACTCAGCAAATTAATAGTTGCGAATTACAAGACCGAATCGGGATTTTGGGACCGCGGAGTGATATTGCCGACTTGCTGGCGGTGACGGATATTTACGTGCTCCCTTCTTACCGTGAGGGGTTGCCCCGCTCCCTGATCGAAGCCCAGGCCATGGCTTTGCCCTGCGTAGCTACTAATATCAGGGGATGCCGGGAGGTTGTTGAAGAAGGTGTGACAGGATTTCTGATAACGCCGGGAGACAGCGAAACTATGGGCGGGGTTTTGCGCAAGCTGCTGCTGGATCCCGGGCTTCGCCTGCGAATGGGTCAGGAGGGGCGGAAGCGGGTGCGCCGGTATTTCGATGAAGCTGAGGTGAGCCGGAAGGTTATGTCCGTTTATGAGGAAGTCTTGAAATATGAAAAAAATTCTTATTATCATAAGCAACTTTAA
- a CDS encoding glycosyltransferase, whose amino-acid sequence MKKILIIISNFNGVGGAETATYRFLNKVDRNIFKIDVCFFGFEDDFVLSVKRIVNQVFCIDAKKCGLISTYFKLLKLIKAEKYDILHTHLALADIYGLFLGFFTPVKLISTEHNLSDRRKVTTLGRIYYRLAKWRTNHFVGVSSKIIHWLKTIGVPEKKLVLIPNPIELNEIRKGVFSKRDFCEYSHWPDDSIIVGTVANFRPVKGLSYLIDSIKILTEAGFNVRLVIIGDGPERGNLENQIRANQLTGHVRLLGFRKDIRDLLPLFDLYVSPSLMEGFGISIVEAMSCGVPVVATEVGGVTDFLKHMKNSYLVKPGDPHALAEGISYLINNKTEAVKFSACAYNDAHHYETDDLVKYLEKLYMGDAHNFRCAGGINDL is encoded by the coding sequence ATGAAAAAAATTCTTATTATCATAAGCAACTTTAACGGAGTGGGAGGAGCGGAGACAGCAACCTACCGTTTCTTAAATAAAGTAGATAGAAATATATTCAAAATTGATGTTTGTTTTTTTGGTTTTGAAGATGATTTTGTATTGTCGGTGAAAAGAATAGTTAACCAGGTTTTTTGTATTGATGCAAAAAAATGTGGTCTTATCTCAACGTATTTTAAGTTACTCAAATTAATAAAAGCTGAGAAATACGATATTTTGCATACGCATCTGGCCTTAGCGGACATTTATGGTCTTTTTTTAGGCTTCTTCACTCCTGTAAAACTGATCAGTACCGAGCACAATCTTTCGGACCGGAGAAAAGTAACAACGCTGGGACGTATTTATTACCGCCTGGCCAAATGGAGGACCAATCATTTTGTGGGGGTATCCAGTAAGATTATACACTGGTTAAAAACTATTGGAGTACCCGAAAAGAAGCTTGTTTTGATCCCAAATCCCATAGAACTTAATGAGATACGCAAAGGAGTCTTTTCAAAAAGAGATTTTTGCGAGTACTCCCACTGGCCTGATGATTCCATTATTGTAGGGACAGTAGCGAATTTTAGACCGGTAAAAGGTTTGAGCTACCTGATCGATAGTATAAAAATCTTAACAGAAGCAGGCTTTAATGTGAGACTGGTTATTATCGGTGATGGGCCGGAGCGGGGAAACCTTGAAAATCAGATCCGGGCGAACCAGCTAACCGGGCATGTGCGATTACTAGGGTTTAGAAAAGATATCAGGGATTTGCTGCCTTTGTTTGATTTGTATGTTTCACCGTCACTCATGGAGGGATTTGGCATATCTATTGTTGAGGCAATGTCTTGCGGGGTGCCGGTGGTGGCCACGGAAGTGGGTGGAGTAACTGATTTTTTGAAGCATATGAAAAACTCTTACCTCGTAAAGCCGGGGGATCCCCATGCTTTGGCTGAAGGTATCAGTTATCTGATTAATAATAAAACCGAAGCTGTCAAGTTTAGCGCATGTGCCTATAACGACGCACATCATTATGAGACAGACGACTTAGTGAAGTATCTGGAGAAATTGTATATGGGGGATGCTCATAATTTTCGCTGCGCAGGCGGCATTAATGACCTGTAG
- a CDS encoding class I SAM-dependent methyltransferase — MAGTVMNSELSRLFYQRNEELFREGEWHREIKSLDLDFRNKTVLDLAAGTGHWEEVFLSLGAGKVIWQDLSEFFYEKAKRRLQGCDNVEFLLGDMMSIPLENESVDFVLCRDSIFHSPSEKRTVAEVYRVLKENGYFYLTFRNWRRIFREPLTWKSPLKLLSPYIYRITEKKLIHTVFTSEGFILSCLKKCGYKIERVSRVDSVSLILARK; from the coding sequence TTGGCTGGAACAGTAATGAATAGTGAACTAAGCAGGTTATTTTACCAAAGGAATGAAGAGCTTTTTCGAGAGGGTGAGTGGCACCGTGAGATAAAGAGTTTAGACCTGGATTTTAGAAATAAAACCGTCCTTGATCTCGCGGCCGGAACGGGCCACTGGGAAGAAGTTTTTCTGTCCCTGGGCGCTGGTAAAGTAATTTGGCAGGACCTTTCCGAATTTTTTTACGAGAAAGCGAAACGCAGGCTGCAGGGCTGTGATAATGTGGAATTTCTATTGGGAGACATGATGTCTATTCCTCTGGAAAACGAATCGGTTGATTTTGTTCTGTGCAGGGACTCCATTTTCCATTCCCCAAGTGAAAAAAGAACAGTAGCCGAGGTTTATCGCGTACTTAAGGAAAATGGATATTTTTACTTAACCTTCCGTAACTGGCGCAGGATCTTTAGGGAACCTTTAACCTGGAAGTCACCATTGAAGCTATTATCCCCATACATTTACAGAATTACCGAAAAAAAATTAATTCATACGGTCTTCACCTCGGAAGGCTTTATCTTGTCATGCCTAAAAAAATGTGGTTATAAGATTGAGAGAGTGAGCCGGGTAGATTCAGTTTCTTTAATCCTTGCGCGTAAATAG
- a CDS encoding YdcF family protein: protein MVVLEGDSERDLYAVQLYKLGLAPKIIISGCGGEQKAKVVVNAGVRERDILVDGKSESTYQNAVYSKDIVTAQNFKSAIIITSPYHMRRTKLVFGRIFRNTGVKLLYCSTKDSGFNVDGQCKSDIDRQIVRSEYIKLIYYWFRYW, encoded by the coding sequence CTGGTAGTCCTCGAGGGTGATTCGGAAAGGGATCTCTACGCGGTGCAGCTTTATAAGCTAGGCCTGGCGCCAAAAATAATCATATCTGGTTGTGGCGGTGAGCAGAAGGCAAAAGTAGTTGTCAACGCGGGTGTTAGGGAAAGGGATATTTTAGTCGATGGCAAATCCGAAAGCACTTATCAGAATGCCGTTTATTCCAAGGATATTGTAACCGCTCAAAATTTCAAGTCTGCCATTATCATTACTTCGCCGTACCACATGAGGAGAACCAAGCTGGTATTCGGAAGGATATTCAGAAATACCGGCGTGAAACTGCTTTACTGTTCGACCAAGGACTCAGGATTTAATGTGGATGGGCAGTGCAAAAGCGATATTGACAGGCAGATAGTCCGAAGCGAGTATATAAAACTGATTTATTACTGGTTCAGGTATTGGTAG
- a CDS encoding GNAT family N-acetyltransferase: MGSYYVLGLRDKDQWLRELGYIKELSPDLHYTPEYCGLFKESGEVRLFVYKEGGDSVVYPFLLRKVNLIPGLEGKLEQDLYDVTSPYGYGGPLASPSAGEGVWGNFHLCFTDYCARNRIVSEFIRFHPLLGNHRLLLNNLEVERVSSVICVDLRRTNEEIWTGYERNNRKNINKAYREGLEVILEDTPSHFSDFISIYHHTLFRNQASEFYFFNSDFYEYIHKELKSNFLYAHTSKNGQIISTELLLFNKTYIHSFLGGTLEQFYEYRPNNILKHEVIKWAKDRGISYFLLGGGYREGDGIYCYKHSFSRDGVLDFYIGKKVHNHGAVSMLENMMATKVPRESDSYFPGYRRY, translated from the coding sequence GTGGGAAGTTATTATGTGCTGGGTTTGCGTGATAAGGATCAGTGGCTGCGGGAGCTGGGTTATATAAAGGAGTTGAGTCCGGATCTTCATTACACGCCCGAATACTGCGGATTATTCAAGGAATCGGGGGAAGTCCGGCTTTTCGTCTACAAAGAAGGAGGCGACTCTGTTGTTTATCCTTTTCTGCTCAGGAAGGTGAATTTAATCCCGGGCCTGGAAGGCAAACTTGAGCAGGACCTGTACGATGTTACCAGCCCTTATGGTTATGGAGGGCCGTTGGCCTCTCCGTCAGCCGGTGAAGGTGTATGGGGCAACTTTCACCTGTGTTTCACGGATTATTGCGCCAGGAACCGTATCGTCAGCGAGTTTATCCGGTTCCACCCTTTATTGGGAAATCACCGCTTACTATTAAACAACTTGGAAGTCGAAAGGGTTTCCTCAGTAATCTGCGTAGATCTCAGAAGAACTAATGAAGAAATATGGACTGGGTATGAGCGCAATAACCGCAAAAACATAAATAAAGCTTACCGGGAAGGTCTTGAAGTGATCCTTGAAGATACGCCGTCGCACTTTTCCGATTTTATTTCGATTTACCACCATACGCTTTTTCGAAACCAGGCCAGTGAATTTTACTTCTTTAACAGCGATTTTTATGAATATATACATAAAGAATTAAAGAGTAACTTTTTGTATGCTCACACCTCGAAAAACGGCCAAATTATTTCCACTGAGCTGCTCTTGTTTAATAAAACTTATATTCATTCATTTCTAGGAGGGACTTTAGAACAATTTTATGAGTACCGGCCGAACAATATATTAAAACATGAAGTAATCAAGTGGGCAAAAGACAGGGGCATCAGCTATTTTTTACTTGGCGGGGGGTACCGTGAGGGTGACGGTATTTATTGCTATAAACATTCTTTCTCCCGCGATGGTGTGTTGGATTTCTACATCGGGAAAAAGGTGCATAACCATGGAGCGGTAAGCATGCTGGAAAATATGATGGCGACAAAAGTCCCACGGGAAAGCGACAGTTATTTCCCCGGTTACCGGAGGTACTAG
- a CDS encoding sugar transferase: MKRAFDLIGSLLILALISPLLLAVALAIKITSPGPVIFKQKRLGRQGKIFYLYKFRSMIPNAEKTGSGMFVEKDDPRITKIGKFLRKTSIDELAQLFNVLRGEMSLVGPRPAPLHHLSKYDERQRKRLDVKPGITGWAQVNGRLAIYWPERIELDVWYVEHYSFWLDIKILVRTVAVVLFRHGGTARADRKEVDPFMKM, translated from the coding sequence ATGAAAAGGGCATTTGACCTGATTGGCTCTTTACTGATCCTGGCGCTCATCAGCCCGCTGCTTTTGGCGGTAGCGCTGGCGATAAAAATAACTTCGCCGGGTCCGGTCATCTTTAAACAAAAGCGTCTGGGGCGACAAGGGAAAATATTTTATTTGTATAAATTCCGGAGCATGATTCCCAACGCCGAGAAAACCGGCTCCGGGATGTTTGTGGAGAAAGATGACCCACGCATAACCAAAATAGGTAAGTTCCTTAGAAAGACCAGCATTGATGAACTGGCGCAGCTTTTTAACGTGCTGCGCGGTGAAATGAGCCTGGTCGGCCCACGGCCCGCCCCCCTGCACCACCTCAGCAAGTATGACGAAAGGCAGCGGAAAAGGCTCGACGTTAAGCCCGGCATAACCGGCTGGGCACAGGTTAACGGCCGCTTAGCCATTTACTGGCCCGAGCGTATCGAATTGGATGTCTGGTATGTTGAGCATTATTCGTTCTGGCTGGACATAAAGATATTAGTCAGAACCGTCGCCGTGGTTTTGTTCCGCCACGGCGGAACCGCCAGGGCGGATCGTAAAGAGGTAGACCCGTTTATGAAAATGTAA
- a CDS encoding NAD-dependent epimerase/dehydratase family protein — protein MRLKGRKVLVTGGAGFLGSHLCEKLLAEGAEVHVLDVFTSGRAANLGALSGQINLVNGDIASADSVLKAVGNTDTIVHLAFPLALRERSIETPVITGILTGLLNLIKAALARDALLIYTSSIAVYGNGRYVPIDENHPLEPVLIHGAVKLAGENFCRTLAGSNGLRTVILRVADIYGPRNTRISVPIKFLLQAMANEPITVYGDGSDSRSYTFVADFTEAVVLSMIRPEATGDVFNVGSDECVSMCELASNIRGIVGSASPVLFQDSPAAGRRLFIDNRKSKEVLGFKPAFRIAEGLAITHRWLKDNPEYYHL, from the coding sequence GTGAGGCTTAAAGGGCGTAAGGTTTTAGTGACGGGGGGAGCCGGTTTTTTAGGCTCCCACTTATGTGAAAAGCTGCTCGCGGAAGGAGCGGAGGTGCATGTGCTGGATGTGTTTACTTCCGGCAGGGCCGCTAATCTGGGCGCGTTATCAGGGCAAATCAACCTTGTTAACGGTGATATCGCCAGCGCGGATTCAGTCTTAAAGGCCGTGGGGAACACCGATACGATTGTTCACCTGGCTTTTCCCCTGGCCTTGCGCGAGCGGTCAATTGAAACTCCGGTTATAACAGGTATTTTGACCGGCCTTCTAAATTTGATCAAGGCAGCCCTTGCCCGTGACGCTTTGCTGATTTATACTTCGTCGATTGCTGTTTACGGGAATGGAAGATATGTTCCTATTGATGAAAACCACCCTTTGGAGCCTGTCCTGATACACGGCGCCGTAAAATTGGCCGGCGAAAACTTCTGCCGCACACTTGCCGGAAGCAATGGACTGCGAACGGTCATCCTCCGGGTGGCGGATATTTATGGCCCACGTAACACCAGGATCAGTGTGCCGATAAAATTCTTGCTCCAGGCTATGGCAAACGAGCCAATAACGGTATATGGGGATGGTTCCGACAGCCGCTCTTATACATTCGTTGCCGACTTTACCGAAGCGGTTGTCTTAAGCATGATCCGGCCTGAAGCAACCGGTGATGTTTTTAATGTTGGAAGTGATGAGTGTGTGTCCATGTGTGAACTAGCTTCTAACATTAGGGGAATTGTGGGAAGCGCCAGCCCGGTCCTCTTTCAGGACAGTCCGGCCGCCGGACGCAGGCTGTTTATTGACAACCGGAAATCAAAAGAGGTACTTGGCTTTAAACCGGCGTTTAGAATTGCCGAAGGGCTCGCTATAACTCACCGCTGGCTTAAAGATAACCCGGAATATTATCATTTGTAA
- a CDS encoding DUF3307 domain-containing protein — protein sequence MFSILILLMAGHVFADFFLQLTRLAAYKRKKIMALAAHALSWALVISLALILTGFFSIWKLFFLFATHFTIDFLKIRLFASSLSKLHPVNITDQLLHIATILVALFYK from the coding sequence ATGTTTTCAATTTTAATCCTGCTAATGGCAGGACATGTCTTCGCTGATTTTTTTCTCCAGCTAACCCGTTTAGCTGCCTATAAAAGGAAAAAAATCATGGCGCTTGCCGCCCACGCCTTGTCTTGGGCGCTCGTAATCAGCCTCGCCTTGATTTTAACTGGTTTTTTTTCAATATGGAAACTCTTTTTTCTATTTGCTACACATTTTACAATCGATTTTCTCAAGATTCGCCTTTTTGCCTCATCACTATCCAAATTGCATCCGGTCAATATTACTGATCAGCTTTTGCACATCGCCACCATACTTGTGGCACTATTTTACAAATGA
- a CDS encoding histidine kinase, which yields MDNEEILNTCSDLLDKLTVVKGYLQLSTERKKVDYSLLLLQEINEIQILVYKMIDTLKK from the coding sequence GTGGATAATGAAGAGATATTAAACACTTGTAGTGATTTATTAGATAAATTAACAGTAGTTAAAGGATACCTTCAATTAAGTACTGAGCGTAAGAAGGTTGATTATTCTTTATTATTGTTGCAAGAAATCAATGAGATACAAATACTGGTATATAAAATGATTGATACATTAAAGAAATAG
- a CDS encoding response regulator, translating to MSQSSQYLLIVDDNVGVCRLLFELFSDEGYIVETALSGAEALRIVCGRTPSLILLDVKMPGMSGLETLDKIKEIVPDIPVVMMTAYTELDTIMAAQKDGLIQHYLGKPFDLDDIRRLVKKILLDRECEQKVTG from the coding sequence ATGTCTCAATCTTCACAATATCTGCTTATTGTTGATGATAACGTCGGGGTGTGCCGTCTTTTGTTTGAGTTGTTCAGCGATGAGGGGTATATTGTTGAGACGGCGCTAAGCGGCGCGGAAGCGCTCCGGATAGTTTGCGGCAGAACACCTTCGCTGATCCTTCTCGATGTTAAAATGCCAGGTATGAGCGGTCTGGAGACATTGGATAAAATTAAAGAAATCGTACCGGATATACCGGTAGTGATGATGACCGCGTACACTGAGCTGGACACGATAATGGCGGCCCAAAAGGATGGTTTGATCCAACATTATTTAGGCAAGCCTTTCGACTTGGATGATATTCGCCGTTTAGTCAAGAAAATTCTGCTCGACAGAGAGTGCGAGCAAAAGGTAACCGGTTAA
- a CDS encoding D-glucuronyl C5-epimerase family protein, with protein MSLQNTGLMLMRWLSIVSGRSYYHQEQPLGKFYQPGGVLGYFNDLTAKIKWRGPVSKGGFPLNRTANGSLVIIPTTIAQKALGHYDSWLLGGDRRNLDDFMMLAGWLREHQDAEGGWPIWPLLGMSGISHYSAMVQGEAVSVAVRAYLHDPEHAWIRVAENAARLMLKPVMEGGTARYTPEGLVLEEYPSKNPNTILNGWCFALYGLYDLKLTKTCLSFDIEKALNDTLRALSIYLPRYDAGYWSYYDTLSSLSSPFYHKLHIAQLLAIEKTFPEFEAAARFYRVKFERQWSWSINRFRAVVKKGMQKICHPPECIIR; from the coding sequence ATGTCTTTGCAGAATACTGGTTTAATGCTCATGCGCTGGCTGTCAATAGTATCCGGCAGGAGTTATTACCACCAAGAACAGCCGCTTGGCAAATTCTATCAGCCTGGTGGTGTTCTTGGTTATTTTAATGACTTGACAGCTAAGATAAAATGGAGGGGGCCGGTTTCAAAGGGTGGTTTTCCTTTGAACAGAACGGCTAATGGAAGCCTTGTTATTATTCCCACGACCATAGCGCAAAAAGCTTTGGGACATTATGACAGTTGGTTGCTTGGCGGGGACCGCCGAAACCTGGATGACTTTATGATGCTTGCCGGTTGGCTGCGTGAGCACCAGGATGCGGAAGGCGGGTGGCCGATATGGCCACTACTGGGTATGTCCGGTATTTCCCATTACTCAGCAATGGTTCAAGGTGAGGCTGTTTCGGTGGCAGTGCGGGCGTATCTGCATGATCCGGAACATGCGTGGATAAGAGTGGCGGAAAACGCTGCCAGGCTAATGTTAAAACCAGTTATGGAGGGCGGGACCGCCCGGTACACGCCGGAAGGTCTTGTACTTGAGGAATATCCCTCAAAGAACCCGAACACCATCCTCAATGGGTGGTGTTTTGCTCTTTATGGCTTGTACGATTTAAAGCTTACAAAAACATGTTTGTCTTTTGATATCGAAAAGGCGCTTAACGACACACTCCGAGCCCTGAGCATTTACTTGCCACGTTATGACGCCGGTTACTGGTCTTACTATGACACCTTGAGCAGCCTTTCCAGCCCGTTTTATCACAAATTGCACATCGCGCAGCTGCTGGCGATAGAAAAAACATTCCCCGAGTTTGAGGCGGCAGCCCGTTTCTACCGTGTTAAATTTGAGCGCCAGTGGTCATGGAGCATAAACAGGTTTAGAGCAGTAGTAAAAAAAGGAATGCAGAAGATTTGTCACCCGCCTGAATGTATAATTCGATGA